The DNA sequence TTCTAATACTTTCTTCTATTTCCTCAACTGGTTTAAGTGGACAGTCAGGAATAATAGCATTACAACTTAAATTAATCATTTTTAATCTCCTAAAATAAATATAAATGATTATATCATTAAAAGAAAAAATATACAAACATTAAACTTTGTATAAATGTTGTTTATTATACCCTTATATAACATTCTTTTTATTATGGATTTTATCTTGTATTTATTTTGGCATATAAATATTAGTATAAATATTTACATATTATATGAATATTTTTGTACTTTTAGTATATGAATAACTTAGATAATTATTAGAAACATTTACATACACACATTAATGTAGTATAATTAAGGTGTTAATAAAGATTAGAGGAGAATGATATGAAAAAGAAATTATTAATACTTGCAACTTTACTTATTACTACAGTAAATTTTGCAGGAACTAAAGAAGATTTTGAAAAAGCTTATGAAAAATATGAAACAACTAAAAACGTTGAGCAATTAGAAAAAGATTTATTAGAAATTGTTAAAGCAAAAACAGACCATTACACAATAAGTTCTAAATTTGATTTAGCAAAAATAAAGATTATACAAAAAAAGAATGATGAGGCTAGAAAATATATAAATGAAATTTTAGCTGATAAAGTAGTTAGTGCAGATGGAATAAAAATGGCTAAAACTTTACTTTATTCTATAGAAGAAAATTACGATAAAAAAATGAAACTATTATCTGAATTAATAGCTTTAGATCCAAAAGATTTATCTTTACAAATTGAAATGTTAAAAGAATTATCTGTTAAAAAAGATAATGTTAAATTTGATAAGTTATATAAAGAATATGTAAAGAAAATATCTAAAGATGAAAAAGTTAAAGCATCTTTTGATGTTAATTTAATTAAAGAATTATTAGGTCAAAGTCAATTTTCAAATGCTGACAAAATTATTAAACCATACTTTACAAGTAAAAATAATGAATTGAAAGCTTTAGCAAACTACTATACAGCTATAAGTAAATTTGAACAAAAAGATGTTAAAAGTGCAGTGAAATATTCAGATTTAGCAAGTAAATTATCAAAAGAATTAGATGCTGATATAGAAAACTTTGCTTATTTATTAGCTATAGAAAACAAAGAATATGATAAAGCTTTAAAAAAATTAATAGTTATAAAAAACATAACTAAAGATAAAAGTGTATTTTTTGAATTAATATCTTTAGCAGAAGTATTAAATAAGAAAGAATTAGTAGAAAGTACTATGAAAGAATTTAGAGCTATATTAGATGAAAATCAAAATAAGCATTTAAATGATACATTATCTAAATTATTTTTATCAGATAAAATGTTTGAATTAGCAGAAAAATATGCTAAGAAAACTTTAACAGAGGATAAAAATCCTGAGGGACATTTAGTTCTTGCAGTAATATATGCAAATTTAAATAAAAAAGAAGATGCTTTAAAAAATGTTAGAGAAGCAATCTCTAAAAAAGTTGATGGAGCAGTAGAAGTAGAAAAACAAATATTAGAAAACTTAAAATAGGGTGCAATTAAGCATCCTATTTCATATTATGGAATAAAATTGTAATGATAAATAATAAAATCGATTACAAAATAGACATAGTTACTAATATGTAATAAAAAAATTGTATAGTCTTAATCTATGTGGTATACTTTAATTGAACTAAGATATTAGACAGGAGGAATTGAAATGAGTTTTAAACTTAAGGATTTACCTTATGCTTATGATGCGTTAGAACCAGTAATAGATAAAGAAACTATGCACTTTCATCATGATAAACATCATAACGCATATGTTACAAATTTAAATAACCTTTTAGAGGGAACAGGATTTGAAAACGCAACTATAGAAGAAGTATTAACATCACTAGATAAAATGCCTGAAGCAAAGAAAAACGGAATTAAAAATAATGCTGGTGGAACATATAACCATGATATATTCTGGGAAACAATGATACCAGGTGGATCAAAAGAGCCAGTAGGAAAATTAAAAGAAGCAATAGATAAGACTTTTGGTTCTTTTGAAGAATTTAAAAATTTATTTAATTCTAAGGGATTAACTCAATTTGGTTCAGGTTGGGTATGGTTAGTTAGTGATAAAGATGGTAATTTAGAAGTATTTTCTACAAGCAATCAAGACTGTCCAGTTTCTGATGGTAAAAAAGTACTTTTATGTAATGATGTTTGGGAACATGCTTATTATTTAAATTATCAAAATAGAAGAGCTGATTATCTAAAAGAGTGGTTTAATATAGTAAACTGGGATATAGTAAGCAATAGATATTAAAAAAATTGTCCTCGAAAGAGGGCAATTTTAAGTTTAAAGATATGTGGAGATATATTTTATAAAAAATTTAATTAGAAAATTATAGGTAGGAAAAATGGAAGAAGATAGAAAATTAACTAAAGAAGAACTTAAACAATATGTAAAAGATAGAATACCAGAATTTAAAAGAGTATTAAGTTTAGAAACTGAATCAGCAATGAGCTATATAGAAAGTTTTTTTGCAGCACAATTACATTTATATGATATAGACCCAGTTTACGATGATTTATTGCAAGAATTTATGCACCATGACAACATATTTGATAAATATGGAAAGAAAAAAAGAAAAGAAGTAGAAGAAGAATTATTCAAAAAATTTGAAGAATATGCAAATAGTTAATTAAAATTGTAATAGGTTAGTAAGTTTATGAGTGTATTTTAAATCTTGTTTTGACATTTAATTTTGGAATTTAGGTAATACAATTAAATTTATTAATATCTTAGAACAGTAAATCAAAAATTGGTTTACTGTTTTTAAATTTCTACCTTTTCTTTTTATAATTATTATGCTATACTTATTACAAATACTATATATGGAGTAATTTTGATAATAATTTTCACAATATATTGTGTTTTGTTAGGAATGGAGAGGGAAGACTATGAATATACTAAAGAGAGATGGTAGAGAAGAAAAATACAATTCAAATAAAATTAGAGATGCTATAAATAAAGCTAATGAAACTGTAATGTTAGAAGAAAGAATATGTGATAAAAAAATAGAGGAAATAATACAACATATAGAGAATAAAAAAATATCAACTGTTGAAGAAATACAAGATTTCATAGAAAAATCTTTAGTATCTGAGGGGTTATATAAACTAGCTAAAAACTATATTGTCTATAGATATACAAGGTCATTGGTTAGAAAGGCTAATACAACAGATGAGTCTATATTATCATTAATACAAAATTCTAATAAAGAGGTTGGAGAAGAAAATTCAAATAAAAATTCATCGGTTGCATCAACTCAAAGAGATTTAATTGCAGGTGAGGTTAGTAAAGATTTAACAAGACGTATAATACTTCCAGAACATATTAGTAAAGCTCATGATGAGGGAGTTTTACATTTTCACGATGCCGATTATTTTATTCAAAATATTTTTAATTGTTGCTTAGTAAATATTAAAGATATGTTAGATAATGGTACAGTTATGAATTCAAAGCTTGTAGAATCACCTAAAAGCTTCCAAGTTGCTTGTACAGTGCTTACTCAAATTATTGCTGCTGTCGCAAGTGGTCAATATGGTGGTCAAAGTATAGATATTAGACATTTAGGTAAATATTTACGTGTAAGTAGAAATAAGTACATGAATAAATATAGGGAAAAGTATAGTAATTTAGATGAAAAAACTTTAAATTCATTAGTAGAAGATAGAGTTAAAGATGAATTAAAAAGTGGTGTTCAAACTATACAGTATCAAATTAATACATTGATGACAACTAATGGTCAATCTCCGTTTGTAACTCTGTTTCTTTATGTAAGAGATGATGATGAGTATAAAGAAGAAGTTGCGGATATTATAGAAGAAATATTTAATCAAAGAATACAGGGAATAAAAAATGACCAAGGTGTTTATGTTACATCAGCATTTCCAAAATTAGTGTATGTTTTAGATGAGAATAATACATTTAAAGGTGGAAAATATGATTATTTAACTAAATTAGCTGTAGAATGTACATCTAAGAGAATGTATCCTGACTATATTAGTGCTAAGATAATGAAAAAAAATTATGAGGGTAATGTATTTTCTCCTATGGGTTGTAGATCTTTTCTTTCACCTTATAGGGATAAGAATGGAGAATATAAGTTTGAGGGAAGATTTAATCAAGGAGTTGTAAGTTTAAATTTAGTACAAATAGCTTTAATCGCTGAAACAGAAGAAAAATATTTTGAATTATTAGAAGATAGATTAAACTTATGTTATGAGGCATTAATGTTAAGACATAATAAACTAAAGGGAACACTATCAGATATCTCACCTATACATTGGCAATATGGAGCTATTGCAAGACTTAAAAAGGGAGAAAAAATAGATGAGTATTTAATGAATGGATATTCAACTATATCTCTTGGATATATAGGAGTATATGAAACTACAAAATATATTACAGGTAAATCACATACTACTGCAGAGGGTAAAAAATTTGCTTTAAAATTAATGAAAAAATTAGAAGATGCGACTATAAAATGGAAACAAGAAACAGGAATAGGATTTGGTCTTTATGGAACACCTGCTGAAAGTTTATGTTATAGATTTGCAAGAATAGATAAAGAAAAATTCGGAGAAATTAAAGATATTACCGATAAAGGTTATTATACTAATTCATATCATGTAGATGTAAGAGAAGATATTTCTGTATTTGATAAATTTAATTTTGAATCAGATTTTCAAAAAATATCTAGTGGTGGAGCAATATCTTATGTTGAAATACCTAATATGACTAAAAATGTAGAAGCCTTAGAAGAAATGGTTAAATATATTTATGATAATATACAGTATGCAGAATTTAATACTAAAACAGATTATTGTCATGTTTGTGGTTTTGATGAAGAAATGATAGTAAATAGTGAAAATACTTGGGAATGTCCACAATGTAATAATAAGGATAAAACAAAGATGAATGTAATAAGAAGAACTTGTGGATATTTAGGAGAAAATTTTTGGAATGAGGGGAAAACTAAAGAAATAAGTAAAAGAGTGTTACATATATGAGAATAGCAAAAATAAGACCAACAGATATTTCTAATGGTATTGGAATAAGGGTAAGTATTTTTGTATCTGGTTGTAGACACGCATGCAAGGGTTGTTTTAACAAAGAAATATGGTCTTTTGAAAAAGGTGAAGATTTTGATGAAAGTACACTTAATGATATATATACATATTTAGATAAGGAATACATTAAAGGATTAACATTTTTAGGTGGAGAGCCATTAGAACCTAAAAATCAAGATGGTGTATATTTTATTTTAAAAAAAGTAAAAGAAAAATTTCCAGATAAAAATATTTGGCTATATTCAGGATTTACTTATGAGTATATAATATCGGAAATGTTACCATATTTTCCAAACCTAGGTAAAATATTAGAACTAATTGATGTTTTAGTAGATGGTAGATTTGAAATATCATTGCTTGATTTAAAATTGAAGTTTAGAGGTTCTCGTAATCAAAGAATAATTGATATGAAAAAAACTAGATTAAAAGGTAAAATAGTATGGTTAGAAGAAATAGAGGATATTTCAAAATATACTCTAGTTAATGAAACCATACCAGAAAGAATGGATAAATTGATAAAAATAGATAGAATGGGACTTTAAGATGATTTTCTTGAAGTTCCTTTCTTTTTGATTAGGGGAATCTATTTTTATTGATTTTAGTGTATGAATTAGTATATAATATATATAAGAAGAAATTAAGGAGTTTTGCATGAAATTAAAAAAGGTTTTAATATATAGTAGACATGGAATAAGGTATCCTTTATTCAATTTAGAGGAAATAAGTAAAATTGTAAATCCTGAAAAAATTAAATGGGACTTTGAAGATGGAGTATTAACTAAAAAAGGAGAAATGTTAGAATATGAATTTGGAAAGTATTTAAAAAAATACTTAGATAAATTAGATTTTAATATAGTAACTAAAGAATTTCATACCAATTCTATGAAAAGAACTGTTTTAACTTCAAAATTATTAGCATTATCTATGTTTCCTTTTGAAAATATAGAAACAGAATATATGTTTAAAGATATGAAAAAACTTGATTTAAATTATAATATTTTATTAACTCCAGACATTATTAATATGGAAAAAATAGAAAAATCTGATAGAAAAATAAGGGGTTCATATAATTTAATAGAAGAAAGTTTAGGACTAGAAAAAGATAGTATATATAATCTTAAATCAAAAATAACTATAGATGATAGAGGAATAATATATTCAGACGGAGCTTTTAAATATGGAACAGATATAGTAGATATGTATATTTTAAAATATTATGAGGGATTTAAACACGATGAAATATTTAAAAGTAATAATTTTAGAGAAGAACTTAAAGAAATGTCTAAGGTAAAAGATTCATTACTTGACCTTTTATTTGCAGACAAGGAATATATAAATCATTCTTCAAGTAATGCCTATAAGTTGATGTTAAAACATGCAAAAAATGATGTTGATTTGTCAGTAATAGTTGGTCATGATTCAAATATTGCAACAATATTATCAGCACTTGATATTAATACTGAGGGTCTAGGTAATGAATTTGAAAAATATCCTATAGGTTCAAAAT is a window from the Streptobacillus ratti genome containing:
- the nrdG gene encoding anaerobic ribonucleoside-triphosphate reductase activating protein, translating into MRIAKIRPTDISNGIGIRVSIFVSGCRHACKGCFNKEIWSFEKGEDFDESTLNDIYTYLDKEYIKGLTFLGGEPLEPKNQDGVYFILKKVKEKFPDKNIWLYSGFTYEYIISEMLPYFPNLGKILELIDVLVDGRFEISLLDLKLKFRGSRNQRIIDMKKTRLKGKIVWLEEIEDISKYTLVNETIPERMDKLIKIDRMGL
- a CDS encoding superoxide dismutase, producing MSFKLKDLPYAYDALEPVIDKETMHFHHDKHHNAYVTNLNNLLEGTGFENATIEEVLTSLDKMPEAKKNGIKNNAGGTYNHDIFWETMIPGGSKEPVGKLKEAIDKTFGSFEEFKNLFNSKGLTQFGSGWVWLVSDKDGNLEVFSTSNQDCPVSDGKKVLLCNDVWEHAYYLNYQNRRADYLKEWFNIVNWDIVSNRY
- the nrdD gene encoding anaerobic ribonucleoside-triphosphate reductase, with amino-acid sequence MNILKRDGREEKYNSNKIRDAINKANETVMLEERICDKKIEEIIQHIENKKISTVEEIQDFIEKSLVSEGLYKLAKNYIVYRYTRSLVRKANTTDESILSLIQNSNKEVGEENSNKNSSVASTQRDLIAGEVSKDLTRRIILPEHISKAHDEGVLHFHDADYFIQNIFNCCLVNIKDMLDNGTVMNSKLVESPKSFQVACTVLTQIIAAVASGQYGGQSIDIRHLGKYLRVSRNKYMNKYREKYSNLDEKTLNSLVEDRVKDELKSGVQTIQYQINTLMTTNGQSPFVTLFLYVRDDDEYKEEVADIIEEIFNQRIQGIKNDQGVYVTSAFPKLVYVLDENNTFKGGKYDYLTKLAVECTSKRMYPDYISAKIMKKNYEGNVFSPMGCRSFLSPYRDKNGEYKFEGRFNQGVVSLNLVQIALIAETEEKYFELLEDRLNLCYEALMLRHNKLKGTLSDISPIHWQYGAIARLKKGEKIDEYLMNGYSTISLGYIGVYETTKYITGKSHTTAEGKKFALKLMKKLEDATIKWKQETGIGFGLYGTPAESLCYRFARIDKEKFGEIKDITDKGYYTNSYHVDVREDISVFDKFNFESDFQKISSGGAISYVEIPNMTKNVEALEEMVKYIYDNIQYAEFNTKTDYCHVCGFDEEMIVNSENTWECPQCNNKDKTKMNVIRRTCGYLGENFWNEGKTKEISKRVLHI
- a CDS encoding histidine-type phosphatase; protein product: MKLKKVLIYSRHGIRYPLFNLEEISKIVNPEKIKWDFEDGVLTKKGEMLEYEFGKYLKKYLDKLDFNIVTKEFHTNSMKRTVLTSKLLALSMFPFENIETEYMFKDMKKLDLNYNILLTPDIINMEKIEKSDRKIRGSYNLIEESLGLEKDSIYNLKSKITIDDRGIIYSDGAFKYGTDIVDMYILKYYEGFKHDEIFKSNNFREELKEMSKVKDSLLDLLFADKEYINHSSSNAYKLMLKHAKNDVDLSVIVGHDSNIATILSALDINTEGLGNEFEKYPIGSKLVFKIYEDDSFDLDMLYYDVDRIRYMEDRNPICKNLLNKGKFR
- a CDS encoding tetratricopeptide repeat protein, with product MKKKLLILATLLITTVNFAGTKEDFEKAYEKYETTKNVEQLEKDLLEIVKAKTDHYTISSKFDLAKIKIIQKKNDEARKYINEILADKVVSADGIKMAKTLLYSIEENYDKKMKLLSELIALDPKDLSLQIEMLKELSVKKDNVKFDKLYKEYVKKISKDEKVKASFDVNLIKELLGQSQFSNADKIIKPYFTSKNNELKALANYYTAISKFEQKDVKSAVKYSDLASKLSKELDADIENFAYLLAIENKEYDKALKKLIVIKNITKDKSVFFELISLAEVLNKKELVESTMKEFRAILDENQNKHLNDTLSKLFLSDKMFELAEKYAKKTLTEDKNPEGHLVLAVIYANLNKKEDALKNVREAISKKVDGAVEVEKQILENLK